TCTGATGTCGGCTAGGTAGCCGCTGAATGCACGAGTCGAACGTTCGTTGCAGCCGGTTTCTTGACATACCAAATGAGTCGCGACCAGAATCGGATCACGGTTTCAGAACCAGTGTCTCAAAGCGTGAAACAAACCAGCGTCCAAGAGAGCTGTCGCTCATGACCGGGCGCTCACAGAGATGGTCTGGCGTTAATCAGGCGGATCGAGGCCGTAGTATTGTTTCGCCACGGTCAGGAACTGGTTCGCATCCACTCGTGGCTTGTACGTGAGGTCCTCGCCGTCGATGGCGATCTTCACCAGCAGGTCGACCAGTCGCCACACGTTGTAGAGGACGCACGCGAACGCGAAGTTGAAGAACCGATAGTCGCGTTCAGTCGAGGTGGTTCGCACCATGAAGTGTTTCTGCTTCTTAAAGCCGTTCTCGATACCCCAACGGCGGCGATACCACCGGATCAGCCGCTCGATCATGTGGATGAATTCCTTCCCCTCCATCCGTTGATCGTCAGTGCCACGCGCTGTCACGTAGGGGTGGTTGGTCTCGAAGACGACGGTTTCGGCGGTGTCTACGTCTCCATCCTTGGCTTTCTGCTTGCGCTCTTCGACTTCCTCTTCTCGCTGGATATCCGCGAGCAGCCGCGAGAACGACATCCCCTCGCTCGGTTCGCCGTCCACATTCTCGAACTCCCACTCGCCGCACATCTCCGTCCACACCTCTGAGAGACTGTCGTCCTCGTCATCGTCCGAATTCGACCGCTGCGGGAGGTAGATCTGTTTGCGTGTCGACGTGCCCTCAAGCGTCTCTTCCTCGGTGACGTGGAAGCGTTTGCCGTTGCGGTACATCCACGCGATGGTTTCGGCCTCATCACTGCGTTCAAAGATGCGTGTCGGATTGAGGAAGTGGACGCCGTACTCCTCACAGGTGTCCTTCACAGGGCCGCTGTCGAACTCGCGGTCCATCATCACGAGGTCGATATCCACCATTTCGGTCGTTTGCGACAGGAGCTTCTCGACGATCTCGTCTTTCGACTGACCTCGCACGCGCGGAATGGCGTCGAGGACGAGCGGCACATCCATCCCGACGATTTTGAGCACCGCCCACTGGTAGTAGTCGTTGCCGTCCTTGTAGCCGAGGATATCGTCATCGTGGTCCTCCAGATCACCGGTGAACGGGAAGCCCTTGGTCACGTCGATGGCCGCAAAGACCGGTCCATCGAGCTCGCCGTTCTGGCGAGCGCGGGCGATCAGCATCCGCGTCGTATTGCGAAGCATCGAGCGGATCTCCGCGACCGAGAGCTTTCCGATCTGGTAACGGTGGGTCGATCCCGTAGG
This is a stretch of genomic DNA from Halalkalicoccus jeotgali B3. It encodes these proteins:
- a CDS encoding transposase; this encodes MVAAALVADATGYNGRSRFFEDDPDGTGDALDGFVADVTTIAQSQCERAGSYTDIETLVCHLPIDHLTFAAQDSLAPYSGRYPMAIHVRATLLMEINGWDETALHDHLRTHPSLRQNLGFETLPNQSTFWRAWNERFSEKLRDAVRECADSIVRAARACGVSLPDRIDIDEADESDADDPPERQLVAAKTDEVWQQAKPFVTDAFALSRGPNWQIHENAFWEQHAYMGMREDMYARSGPASFSLDTTRERIPTGSTHRYQIGKLSVAEIRSMLRNTTRMLIARARQNGELDGPVFAAIDVTKGFPFTGDLEDHDDDILGYKDGNDYYQWAVLKIVGMDVPLVLDAIPRVRGQSKDEIVEKLLSQTTEMVDIDLVMMDREFDSGPVKDTCEEYGVHFLNPTRIFERSDEAETIAWMYRNGKRFHVTEEETLEGTSTRKQIYLPQRSNSDDDEDDSLSEVWTEMCGEWEFENVDGEPSEGMSFSRLLADIQREEEVEERKQKAKDGDVDTAETVVFETNHPYVTARGTDDQRMEGKEFIHMIERLIRWYRRRWGIENGFKKQKHFMVRTTSTERDYRFFNFAFACVLYNVWRLVDLLVKIAIDGEDLTYKPRVDANQFLTVAKQYYGLDPPD